The stretch of DNA atgttattacagccccatgtacactacatataactACAATACTTGTTATTACAGCCCCACGTACACTACATATAACTACAATACATGTTATTACAGCCCCATGTACACTACATGTAACTACAATACATGTTATTACAGCCCcatgtacactacatataactacaatacatgttattacagcacatgtacactacatataactacaatacatgttattacagcacatgtacactacattaggaaagaggcgtctgagaggggatatgataactatatacaaatatacaaaatatacaaatatattcaggttaatacagggagctttcaaaagaactacagTATTCATCCctcgggcagtacaaaggactcaggcatcccttaaggttggaggaaaggagatttcaccagcaacaaaggaaagggttctttacagtaagggcagttcaaatgtggaatccattacccgtggagactgtgatggcagatacaatagatttgttcaaaaaaaggttggacatcttttttgaaagcaaaggtatacagggatataccaaaataaggaaacatgggaaggatgttgatccagggagtaatctgaatgCCATTATTGGAGtaggaaaattatttatttttcccattatgagACATTGTTGGATAAGGTTTCACtgtggtttttgtttgccttcctctggatcaatatactgtatattacaaatataggataaagtatctgtcgtataaatttaacataggtcgaacttgatggacgaatgtcttttttcaacctcatctactatgtaactatataacgatgtagctatgtaactatgtaactatgtagctatataactatgtaactatgtatgtaacttgAATGGCATGTAAGGTGTCTGTAGGCACAGGAAGGTGTCATAtggcatagcaccgcttagtaaacatggtcTACTCTATAGTGTAGCAGCTCTAAATACTTCTAAATTACTTCTAAATGCAGTGAAAAATAAAGTGCTACATTTCCCGTCATACGAAGCCAATGCGTAACATGAGCTCAACGCTAACACTAACAAAATATGTATCTGTGCCAATTAAATACTGCAGATTGCACCTTTTGAGAAGCTACTGTGTGAAGTCATTTTAAATCTTTACAAATGTACTATTTCAGCATATTGAATATCAATACATGTTCTAGTCTGGCAAAACACAAGCTCTTGTGTAGACCAGCATTTCCCTCGGCCGTGCCAATGAGTCAGGAAAATATTCAGTTTCTCTTGTCATTATATCATCGTTGTTTCTATTTATGTGCGGTTCTACTTCTCATTTTATGCTAAATCTGGAGTTTTGCTTTCTCACGGATTACATGACGGGACTGCACTGCAAGCCATGAGAAGGGTGGCTGCCATGATCGCCTTACTTGGTAGCTTGGAATTCTGGGGGATTGTAGTCCCACTCATATTATTCCATTGTCCTGCTTAGAGTATAGACCCGCAAGCTTTGTGATGCAACGCACAAATCAAGGCAGCTTCTTTCATGTTACGTTAAGGAGAGCATAATAGCATCTCTTAGCATCATTGTATAAAGGTGCTGTACTATGCACCCTGTGCGAGTGCGTCAGTAAGAGGATTGAAGGGAGGAGTTAAAAGACACACCGACAGTATTATACATTTAGTCTCTTTCCCCATTATTTTGTTCCCACTTTTTAAACGTCAAAAAGCTATGCCCGGTCTCTTGTAAACTTTTTGGCTGTTGACAATCCTAAGTAGGTAAAGGGAAGGTGACCTCGCTCAAACTCCCAAAAATGGTTGGTTTATTGGGGGTGCTACCTGGGAAATGTCCTAGGATATGCAAAATTGTACAGAGGGTACAGGTGTGCCCCACACTGGGACCTCTGTACCCTCTGGTACAATTTTGTTGACTATCTTACATTGAACTCCGGCGCcgacagtaaaaaaaaataacagtgtATCAAACCGTACTTTTAACCCACCAAAGCAAGTTTCTGTGTGTAATTGGAGTTACTCGTGTTGAGCTGAGACAGATTTTTAGTTCACAAAATGTATTATAGTTTATTTTCTTCGTAATAGAAGTTCCCTTAACCCCAATTGAAGCGATCCCCTTGAGTGCTGGTTGGCTCACTGGGCCCATTGACGCTGAACAATTTAGCTTGAATTGTAAAAGATCTCCATGAGTTTCCATCCACGTCTCCCTGATAGGAAATGTCATATTTGGTCTCGTATAATGCTGCCCTTGCCTTGGAAACAAAGGATTGACACAGGATTGTATTCTCTGTTACACATGTGCCACTAACTGGACCAGTACAGATTACGTCACCTTTGCTTTTATACCACTTACTGTTCACAGGTGTGCTGCACCTGTAAATGCATTTGTACAGTACATTTCAGCTCAAGCTGGTCGTGACAGCTACACTGTGTCTGTGTTGGAGGCAGATTGTATGTTGACTGAGCTCAGTAATAGTCTGGTGTGGTTTGGAAATGTATGAGGAGTGgagtgagaagggagagacagacaaaggACCAAGTCAGCCTCAGTTTCATAGTGAATGTCATCAATAAACCGATGCTTTTGCTTCCCTTGTTGGTAAGGCTACTTACTGGTGAGTGCTACAGGGGGAAGAAAAATAGTTTCAGATGTCAGCAAATGCATTGAATAGATTCCAACATTAGAAACCCAGCCAGAAGCACACGAATACAGGTCCAATCGATAATAAAAATAGTTTTTACTAAAcataaatgtgtattttatttaatgccaACAAAGTATGCTGCACTTTACAGACTACCGGGAATATAATACAGTGCATAGCACTAACCATAAAAGTAAACATCACCTGACCCAAAGAACTTGCATTCTAAaaggtatgttgggagacttacagcgAGAGTAAGTGGAAGGCCAGAGAACGATAGTGTTTGGATAAGAGGGCAGGTTAGTATGTTTGGAAAGGCTAGTGTTGATAGATAGATTTTCCTAAAAGCAACCCCAAAACTTCCTTGGACCTCTAACGGGGTAATTCAATAGACTTCGAAGAGGCCAATCAGGAGTCAATTGGGGTTTTCGGTCATGGTGCAAACGACCGCTTCAGGGTATATTAAACGACCCCCTAAGTGGGAGAAAGTGACTCTGAAGAGTGAAACTCCCCGCTGCCTGGGATAAAACAACATGGCAGATACGATCAGAAGAAGCTGAAATTCCAGTCTGATAATGTCACTGCCCTCACTGGGGAGCGAGAGAAGCAATGAGAATGAGATGAGCAgcaggagagtgtgagagagcgacCACAGAGATTCCATAACACAGCGGCAATAAAGCCCATTCCCCAGCACAGACTTTGAGAAGCTGACGTTTTTTTGGCGGTTATTTACCACAGaccccattgtactgcactgtggaATATCTTGGCACATTACAACTTAATGATATTAATAATAGTAACCtctccctgctgcaaaactggggcaaaaccagtGAAAAAGAATTgcagcagatttatcaaaggacaGCATCTCATCCAATAGGATTCCTTGTCTTTGTTTCATCTGTTGCTGCTGCTTTGCGCTGGTGTTGCCACAATGTTGCAGCTGAGATAATTAGAGCATTAATCAGTATGCTTCGAAGTGCCCCACTTGCACCATTAATGGGAGTTTTCGGCTGATAGAAGTACAATTGGCCTCTCCGGATTAGACTGAATTCGGCCCTTAGACTAGGGTTGCCAGACGTCTTATATATCCGGGAGGGTCCCTTATTTCATGGACTTGTGCCGGAAATGTCTGTCGGGGCCcataattgtcccgtattttagcGCCTTGACATGtaatgcctgaacttaaaatgaCTGCAATGAAATCAGTCACAAAAACGTAACAGATTTCCTCTTGACTGTAATAGTAAAATTTTCCGATAGATGCCGCCTTActaaatgattaaaataataaagttaggacactgcctggtcatctcataatacccTGAGACCCACCCCTATAGGCGTCACTTCTTCTCCTGCCGCTACTTGTTAGGTCACTGGGCGTCTTTCCCCGCCCGGCCAAGCGCAGAGATGATAAAAACAAAAGGATATAGTGGTCAAGCGCAAGATACCATTCAGCTCGCAGCGTTGGCAAATCATTCATCGCTCATTATGACGTCACACTTTCATACGGGGTTTTGGCGTcccgtattataaaaacttaaatgtggtTGGACCCTTCTGTTTTAAATAATCCCCCCCACATCATATGGGGGGGAAAAAGTAGTCGAACGCTTCCAGGCCCCTGCGCTTTTCAGCTTTCAAACGTTGTCTTCCAGTATCTAGTTGGGAAGTTATTTTCCTTGTGCCAATCTTAATTTCAGTTCATTTGGAACAGCCCAGACAGATGTCCCAGACCGTGTTCCCGGGGGGGTGGGTTAGGGGCTGAGCTGTGCATGTGGTTTACCAAGAACTCTGTACTGGGCGCCCATCAGAGTCACACGGAAAGTGTAAAGCTGGAGGCTGGATCTCAAGGTCATTTAACCGGAGGAGTTTTtgtaggaataaaaaaaaaaaagtatcaggaCCCTAAGCAATGTAAAACTAATTTAGATCTAAAGTACAATAAATGTTCCGGTGTTAGATGTGAAAATGTGTAATAAAAAGCATTGATTGCGTAGTCAGTAATCCCGCACACTTCCTGATCATTTCCTTAGCATTATAGTTTCTTGTTGATGTGCAATGTGTGGCAGCCGCCCTGTGGCAGCACAGGAGTTAATGCCGGAGAGGTTGGGTGCGGATTATAGCAGCCTTCCCATTGGGACAGGGAAAGTGAGCCGAGGGGAAACCACATGAATCAGTCCTAGGAAAGGTCATTTTAACCATTTCAGTGTCCTAAAGGCACCAAAAGaaccagcactctctctctctctctctctctctctcgtggcgCTCGTGACCTTCACTGAACTTCACACTATTTCGCTGCCACAATCAGAACTGAATAGAAAGACTCACTCTCTAGATTTGGACGTTGCGACACTAGCGATTGCATGAGCggtcactgaaagggttaatgtcgTCATAGGGGTCATGATAGATtagtgtacatactgtagatgaGTGTGTGTAGATGAGCTTGCATAGATGAGTGTGCGAGTGAGTGTGTATGGATAAGTGTGTATAAATAAGTGTGTACAGATGAGTGTGTATAGATGAGTGTGCATAAATTAGTGCATATATGAGTGTGCATACAGTagatcagtgtgtgggggtgagtgTGCATAGGTGAGTGTGCATATGTGAGTGTgcatatgtgagtgtgtatgagttTTTCTTTGGCAACAACACAGACTTCTATCATAGGGTTCACACTGAGGGAAGATGACTTGTTTAACATGAGGAATAAACAACACTGCGGCAGTTTTACACACACCTTAGCTCATTTGTAAGAAGTCCAAAATGAGCCAGTTAGGCCTCGGAGCCCCGTGGGGAGGTGAAGGAAAGCATGGCATGACCGTCGCCGGCAGAGGAAATGACCCGGGGTTATCATAACTGATGGTTTGAAAGTGGCTAAACAATATAACAGGACAGTGAGAAACAGCAGCAGGATGTAGGCATTACAAGCTGAAAGAAAGACGTGGTTTAAAGATTATTGGTAACAGCCACAGTTGTCAACTCTTCCTGTTTATCAGGGACATTCCTGGGGGTCTGTATATTAACGCAAAgaaacatttgttttgacgcattgCACTATTTTTAGCTCACGCTTGTGTCACATTTAAGAAACAGTTTGCTCACACTTGCTACAGGTTGTGTTAGCCAGAAATGCTGATGTTTCCTCAAACTTGGCAAATGTTCAACATATAATaaaggacaaaaaaaaatgatggcgAGAAAATGACACACAGTGCCACCGAATCTGATACCCCAAGTCTGTGTCTCATGGAACTCTTCCCCTCTGGACATTCTCCCAATCCCAAGCTGAAGCACACAGTGCAAAATGGGAGCAAAGTACTTTGATATGCTGGTAAAAGATGAAAATGTGCTAGTTTTTCCCCAAATTGCCTTGATGCGAAGACCCTTTGGCTAGTAGCTGTGGTCTCCTCTGAGAGAGCTTCCATATGTTTTCCTGTAATAACCTAATCAAGGAAACCATGCAAGCTTCAAAAAAGGTGTATAGGCTCCCAATTAGAACATCAAATGAGTTATTGTAGTACATAGTTAGTTGGGGCTAATTACATGTTAATAAAGAAGTTTGTGTGGTTGATACCCATAGCACCAGCACAATACTCACTAAAGGAGTAACATGCAAAGCCCTAATTATTGGTAACGAGTATGGTATAATGCTGTACAGGCATAACTAAGCTACACCCTGCTGCTGTCTACACTAGATGGGATGATGGAGCGATGTTCTGTTGGTGGCTACAAGAGATAGTATTATGGAGCAATGCTCTTTTGGTGTCTACAAGAGGTAGTATTATGGAGTGATGCTCTGTTGGTGTGTACAAGATATAGTAttatggagcgatgctctgttGGTGTGTACAAGATATAGTATTATGGAGCAATGCTCTATTGGTGTCTACAAGAGGTAGTAttatggagcgatgctctgttGCTGTCTACAAGAGGTAGTAttatggagcgatgctctgttGGTGTGTACAAGATATAGTATTATGGAGCGATGCTCTATTGGTGTCTACAAGAGGTAGTATTATGGAGCGATACTCTGTTGGTGTCTGCAGGAGTGGTGATGATGCTATAAAGAGCTAAAGTAGCAATGCTCTGTAAGTGCCTTAACATTGTGTCTCCCCATGCAGGAGGCTCTGTCTGTGGTCAGTGAGGATCACACTCTGTTCTCTCCACTACTGCTTAAGACAGAGATGCCAGAGGATTACTCACCCAGCATTAAGGAGCGTGGGACCCTGCCAGAGCATCACTGGGTGTCACCCAGTGACAGGCAGCACAGTATCAAACAGGAGGCAGAGGAGAGATCTGTATCCAGGTGAGACGTGCTCCTCTCTAGCACCTATCCTAGTAATACtctattacacatacagtaccacaCCTAGTGGGCTCCTCTAATATAGACATACAACAAGGTAGGTGGCTTTtccaacacaggggggggggcaactccagtcctcaagtcccccttacaggttaggttttaaagatatcccagcttcagcacaggtggctcaatcagaggcttagtcaAGGGCTGatcttctgattgagccacctgtgctgaagcagggactgattgagccacctgtgctgaatgtgagactgatcgagccacctgtgctgaagcagggattgattgagccacctgtgctgaatgtgcaactgattgagccacctgtgctgaatctgggatatccagaaaacccgACGTGctgggagggtcttgaggactggagttgagccccctgctctAACACATTCACACGCACAGAGTCAGTGTTCTTGAATATACTAAACATCTCTTGTGCCCCTTGATCTCTCCTCAGGCTGCCCAGTGGAGGAGGCTCTCTGCTACGAGTGGACAAATCAGAAGTGGACAGCGATGGGCCTCACACAAACTACCAGACCAGTTACCATGACAACCAGAACATTGGGCCTACTGCTCCTTCCCAAGCCAATGGGAGTGAAGAAAAGAGAGTGATAGTCCCTGCAGGTCAGGACTGCCTCACTTGCGTGTCGGGGGGGTAGTGGGGAGTGACTCGGGCAACAGCCAAACACTACAGTAGTTACATTTCTCCAAAACATTATAAGCTCGGTGGTCTCAAATTCTTTTGCATAATAGCGTGTGGGGAGTTCTTGCCACACTTTCAAACAGAAAAGATGTAGTTTGAGCTTAAATAAAGCTTTACCTCAATTCTTAACAGGTTCAGGATTCCTCGATGTCAGACACATTACCACTACGTTTTCAGATATGATAACCCCCGAAGAGCAGTCAAATGTTGGTGCTCGAGGTCCACAAATGGCATTTTAAGGGAAAAGTACGGATTTATTTTTATCAGTGAAACGTCATCAAAGGTTACAACACCTCTCGTGCTACAAATCAGAGAGAATTACTAAGTCCCATACACCAGTGAAAACGGCGTTTTATAAATCAGGGGAAAGTACAGCATAATTAGGGACTGTGATTATTGAGGGGTATCTTTGAATAGTAGTTTATCATGGTGTCTCCCCCGTCACAGACCCAATGGTGTGGACTCACGAGCATGTGGCCCAATGGCTGGACTGGGCGGTGAAGGAGTACGGACTCTGTGATGTAGACTCTTCAATGATGCTGGGAGTGGATGGGAAGGAGCTGTGCAGGATGAGCCGAGAAGACTTCCTGAGACTAGCGTCCTCCTACAGCGCTGACATACTGATGTCCCACCTGGCGTATCTCCGCCAGAGTATGTACCCCAAAACCAGAACCCTCCCCCCAATCATCCATCTCTTTCAGCTCAGAGAATAAATCCAAGAAATCTTACCAAGAATAAGTCTGGGGTACCCATTTTTTACAAAATTCTGTACCCCACATCTAAAACCACTCACACCCAAAACACCTTCTCCACCACAGGCacgttttttgtattattattattattattatatagtgcTGAAGAAATACCAGCTGTGTACATAGATTTTTTCAGACACAAATCCCTGCTTTCAAGAGCCTACAGTCTAATTCAATGATGACTGAAGAACAGGGACAGAAAGTGAACTGCCCATGGTTCATAATCTACAAATCATAAGAAGCCCAGGCATGGAATTTGGGAAGCCCCTTAATCCACAGCTATGTTCTTCACTGAGCCTCCTCTTTCCATAACCCTCTTTGGTTTCTCTAACATTTCCACAGACAGCCCGACCTTCACATACTCATCAGTCCCTACTGTACCAGCACAGCAAGTGACCCCACGGAACCACgtgaagacaggtaaggaggcgTGACTGTGGGAATGTGTTGGAGTTCAGACGATATGCGTGAGCAATGAGTGCTGCTTCATGTTGGAATTACTTTGGGTGACCTtggctgtctctgtgttacaTCCACAGAGCCCTTGTATGAAGATGTTAGGAGAATAAACTGGAACACAACCGCAGGCTCAATCCACAGAGGTACAAGGGCAATGTGTTTAAAAGACGGAGTACTGATTAGTGAAGGGAGAGGCAATATTCATGATCTCTGGGAGGGGAAAAGGCATTGGGGGAAGTAAGGGTGTTTTATATACTGTGCATAtatagttcaaagttctagtagccatATTGGGCCTAGAGAAAAGTAGATATTCTGCAAGTTGTGACACTTTTTAGTGGGCCAACGTTAGAGTTATTCATAGAAAAAATAATAGGGTACTGAGTTTTTTTAAACATCATACGTTTCTTATTTAATTACACTTGAATAAAAGGTATTACAAcctgtgacagagagacagagagacagagagacagagagacagagagacagagagacacagagagacacagagagacacagagagacacagagagacacagagagacacagagagacaccagagagagagatacacacatacacaaacacacatccgTATATATGTAAATAACAATGTGTCCTCTTGTAGGTTCCCCTCCTGAGACACCTGGAATCACAAGCACAGGAAGCACAAACCGAAGCAGCCAAGGTGAGTCTGGGTATTACTTGAAATCCATGTTGGAAATAGTTATTCAGACCTAGATTGACACCATGGCTCAGTGCCCCCGGGTGCTGCACacaaggggattctgggaaacctgttgctgttttttttttttgcactaatATTACTAAAGTTTTGCACCAACAGTCTTTTCTCACTAAACCCATAACTGTTCCTGCCACTAATACTCAAAACAATGGCTCATCTCTTTCACAGATCCATACCAGGTCCTCGGGCCGACCAGCAGCCGTCTCTCAAACCCAGGTTTGTAACCCCTCAGGTCACCACCTTGTTTCCTGTGTCCTGGGCAGTGATTGTGTGGCTGAAAGCAGGGcctgaaaaaaaaatcaatatgccCTATCTGCCCCAGTCCTTGGGTGGCATGGTGCCGCGATTCATTTTATTGTGCCACTTTCCTGGTCATGGTGTTTGGCCGGGCCTGTGAAAACCGCGGCACACCGACTTCTCGTCGTTTCCAGTAAGTGATCCCAGTGGAATGGTGCAGAGAGACTTGCCCAGTGGCAGGGATCCTAGCTGACCCCACTTGGTTTACCACGTGTTCAGTTTTGCTGGTTATGGTTTAGGAGAACTTCAGGGCCAGGTGTACCAAAATATTTAAAATCTCGTAGGCAAATTGAATTATTAGATGGTGAAATGCCCAAATTCCCTGACACGTTACGTACACATCTTGATCAAGCCAAGCAGTCTCATCAGTCCAATCAAACACGTGCCAGGAAAGGCAGCCACACGTTCGTTGTTTGGGATTACTTTTTTAACCTCTTAACTGCCAGTGGTTTATGAACTAACAAACATTTACACCCCCTGTAGGCgaacgctcacagaggtatgcaagggagtctggtgatagtgaaattaaataaggcttttagtgcacctgtttccttaacatcaggaaaccatccaaacaaggggtaaacaaagcttctattcacttgggggtatttctagtgaaatacgatgcaatccaccactccctttagataagcatgtctcccagccccaaacatatagcatgaaaataagcagatatataaagtctcataaatgaaagtcttatctgttccttgtggtttggagggaaaatcttctctgttcctgcgttgctacctttcctcaggttttttcagcattcaggtttagaagtttcccctgtgtcttgaagcAGCTCTgaagtttcttctggcagggctcaagacaagttgtgagagtcaaggacaatccctgctctgtctccaagttcagctcaggtgtgagctaaggagtctctcttcctgtctcaaaagacaagcttttctaagcaatctaatcaggcaggtggtgtttgttaattgactaccagcagttaaccaccacactgctggattagaggcacattacctgaacagggataactcccctgttacacccccctTCCTCCTGATAAAGGGAGGTTAGCACCAGAGAGCTTACCCAATAAAAAGTTATCCCACACTACATGTACCGACACATTTCCTTTTACATGTTATTCAGTATGCCGTGGAGCCACTTCCCCGTGCTGGGGGAATTCttggtcccattcatttgaatagaacTGATCTTTTACTCGGCACTGAGAACAGCTCACACCATATTGTATATAGGgggtctctctctatatatatatatatatatatatatatatatatatatatttatatatatatacatatatatatatatttatatatatatatatatatatatgtatatatatatatatattgacatctTTTATTCTCAGCACCTCCCAGTGGTAGCAAATTGAGCAGgatatcagggtgtgtgtgataAGATGGCTGCCTCTTCTATGATGTTGAAGGGTGCTATTTAGAGACCCAAACTGTTCTGCCTGTATActccaccgggggggggggggaggagcctggaggaggggggggccccGGGGTCAGAGCGCAGACATGATTATACTTGTTTCTGTAAAGATGTATTATTCTGTTGTTAcgggtttttttgttgtttttttttttacaaatccggATAGATAAATAAACAACGTTTTGTTGCGAAAGCGTTTCTTGTGCACGGGCGGCGTTTCCGTTTTCAGGTTTTATGGAACAAAGCAAACACGGGGCAAATCTGGGGCAACCAAATCCCTGGATATATCAAAGCAAAAACTCTTTTTGTTTTAAACGGGACTTTGATACTTATGCGGTAGtctttttgccccagaattgcaccaccttAACGCTGGTCCGCACCTGCACCCTAGGGTGCCTATAAACAGGGGTGCCTATTTACTAAGGTTCCCATGGTGCAAAGCCAGTGTGAATAAACCCCTATATTTATCAAACAAAAAGAATCTTATTGAAAGCTTTCCTGGTATAAACCTAGCAC from Ascaphus truei isolate aAscTru1 chromosome 6, aAscTru1.hap1, whole genome shotgun sequence encodes:
- the LOC142497785 gene encoding Friend leukemia integration 1 transcription factor-like isoform X1 — protein: MDCTIKEALSVVSEDHTLFSPLLLKTEMPEDYSPSIKERGTLPEHHWVSPSDRQHSIKQEAEERSVSRLPSGGGSLLRVDKSEVDSDGPHTNYQTSYHDNQNIGPTAPSQANGSEEKRVIVPADPMVWTHEHVAQWLDWAVKEYGLCDVDSSMMLGVDGKELCRMSREDFLRLASSYSADILMSHLAYLRQNSPTFTYSSVPTVPAQQVTPRNHVKTEPLYEDVRRINWNTTAGSIHRGSPPETPGITSTGSTNRSSQDPYQVLGPTSSRLSNPGSGQIQLWQFLLELLSDSGNAGCIAWEGVNGEFKMTDPDEVARRWGERKSKPNMNYDKLSRALRYYYDKNIMSKVHGKRYAYRFDFQGIHLVQQSHTSDPSICKYPEGSYYSPQPKQTLPLPPHHTQPPTLPAIIPVQYFSTAPGGGLYSGQGVTRQHGGQLGPHLGSYY
- the LOC142497785 gene encoding retroviral integration site protein Fli-1 homolog isoform X3; the protein is MDCTIKEALSVVSEDHTLFSPLLLKTEMPEDYSPSIKERGTLPEHHWVSPSDRQHSIKQEAEERSVSRLPSGGGSLLRVDKSEVDSDGPHTNYQTSYHDNQNIGPTAPSQANGSEEKRVIVPADPMVWTHEHVAQWLDWAVKEYGLCDVDSSMMLGVDGKELCRMSREDFLRLASSYSADILMSHLAYLRQNSPTFTYSSVPTVPAQQVTPRNHVKTEPLYEDVRRINWNTTAGSIHRGSPPETPGITSTGSTNRSSQDPYQVLGPTSSRLSNPGSGQVQWWWQFLQELTSLTLSTSVGSGRDQWWQFLLELLSDSLSTSIGSGQVQWWQFLLELLSDSLSTSVGSGQVQWWQFLLELTSLTLSLYLRRQWSGPVVAVPPGAPL
- the LOC142497785 gene encoding Friend leukemia integration 1 transcription factor-like isoform X2, which codes for MPEDYSPSIKERGTLPEHHWVSPSDRQHSIKQEAEERSVSRLPSGGGSLLRVDKSEVDSDGPHTNYQTSYHDNQNIGPTAPSQANGSEEKRVIVPADPMVWTHEHVAQWLDWAVKEYGLCDVDSSMMLGVDGKELCRMSREDFLRLASSYSADILMSHLAYLRQNSPTFTYSSVPTVPAQQVTPRNHVKTEPLYEDVRRINWNTTAGSIHRGSPPETPGITSTGSTNRSSQDPYQVLGPTSSRLSNPGSGQIQLWQFLLELLSDSGNAGCIAWEGVNGEFKMTDPDEVARRWGERKSKPNMNYDKLSRALRYYYDKNIMSKVHGKRYAYRFDFQGIHLVQQSHTSDPSICKYPEGSYYSPQPKQTLPLPPHHTQPPTLPAIIPVQYFSTAPGGGLYSGQGVTRQHGGQLGPHLGSYY